A stretch of the Marinobacter sp. JH2 genome encodes the following:
- a CDS encoding transporter — MKYKNAIALATLLAGATGGSPLLAANGHYVPGVEGIDGPAVPPPGAYYRGYLVHYDIDNLRGGQGTKAPGGNTGEVTALANRFIWITDETFLGATYGVELIVPLQHTSLDFEGLGVRDSDSGLGDVFVGPIVLGWHGQQWDAVFAAGHWFDTASYEPTEPASIGKGYGTTMLTLGGSWHIDADKRWSVSTLSRYEIKTEVENSDVTPGNSYLIEWALNHRLDSGLNVGLVGYEAWQFEQDSGAGAGPDKAEKHALGAEVGYFWPSYGVGLNGALYHEYNNKTGPEGQLLRLQLTKMF, encoded by the coding sequence ATGAAATATAAAAATGCAATCGCTCTTGCCACTTTGTTGGCCGGAGCCACAGGTGGATCCCCTTTGCTCGCTGCCAACGGACACTATGTACCCGGTGTAGAAGGCATTGACGGGCCTGCAGTGCCCCCACCCGGGGCGTACTATCGTGGCTATCTGGTGCATTACGATATAGACAACCTGAGAGGCGGCCAGGGAACCAAAGCCCCAGGGGGAAACACGGGTGAGGTTACGGCGCTGGCTAATCGGTTTATCTGGATCACAGATGAAACATTTTTGGGAGCTACTTACGGCGTAGAGCTGATTGTTCCGCTGCAACATACCTCACTTGATTTTGAAGGGTTGGGCGTTCGGGACAGCGACAGCGGTTTGGGGGACGTTTTCGTTGGTCCGATTGTGCTGGGCTGGCACGGACAACAGTGGGATGCGGTTTTTGCGGCGGGTCATTGGTTTGACACCGCAAGCTATGAGCCCACCGAGCCCGCATCCATAGGCAAAGGTTATGGTACTACCATGCTGACGCTGGGTGGATCTTGGCATATTGATGCCGACAAACGCTGGTCTGTTTCAACACTGTCCCGTTACGAGATCAAGACCGAAGTCGAAAACAGTGATGTTACACCTGGAAACAGTTATCTAATTGAGTGGGCTCTGAACCATCGCCTGGATAGCGGCCTGAACGTCGGATTGGTGGGCTACGAAGCATGGCAGTTTGAACAGGATAGTGGCGCTGGCGCGGGTCCAGACAAAGCTGAAAAACATGCCCTGGGCGCGGAGGTGGGATACTTCTGGCCAAGTTACGGAGTGGGCTTAAACGGCGCTTTATATCACGAGTACAACAATAAAACAGGTCCGGAAGGGCAGCTTTTGCGCCTTCAGCTAACCAAGATGTTTTAA